One genomic window of Lytechinus variegatus isolate NC3 chromosome 1, Lvar_3.0, whole genome shotgun sequence includes the following:
- the LOC121415184 gene encoding neurochondrin-like, whose product MPEEVPEWGVQIHRGLYDSLRSKLGEAQRDPTLRLVATMLRCFGVDWALGQTGDKRKFFLLLVHLACVETRMTLENTSPQYIHSKTSVLLSCYTLLEVSIQYLTCGPSLELDRQQVIQLHSAMTGAFSALMFYMNSVKDQEEQITNALMRATVHVLTVWLAEETTALRQEVYKLLPFILKVVQKSYKEVAQATVCTSPSSTSASSLSDMGSLSMSPSTSSIPSSSIPSTSTPSTSTLPPYSSWESDLPVVAPPAKDLLRLLLPALCHLTAEDEPRRILRECKGLELLLEYFAYHWRLVNELKRKESEVGIMFFFSQICKMHKFNLFLWPAFVWTDGWMSLVDHFNSNR is encoded by the exons ATGCCAGAAGAAGTACCAGAATGGGGAGTTCAAATTCACCGTGGTCTATATGATTCTTTGAGGAGTAAACTAG GTGAAGCTCAACGTGATCCAACCCTGAGACTTGTAGCTACAATGTTGAGATGTTTTGGAGTTGATTGGGCCCTAGGACAGACTGGTGATAAGAGAAAATTCTTTCTTCTGCTTGTTCACCTTGCTTGTGTGGAGACAAGGATGACTCTTGAAAATACTAGCCCACAATAT ATCCACTCCAAGACATCTGTTCTTCTATCCTGTTACACGTTACTGGAGGTTAGCATTCAATATTTGACATGTGGACCATCATTGGAGCTTGATAGACAGCAGGTTATACAATTGCATTCAGCGATGACTGGAGCATTCAGTGCTCTTATGTTTTATATGAATTCAGTCAAAGATCAAGAAGAACAG ATAACCAATGCACTGATGAGAGCTACTGTTCATGTTTTAACTGTTTGGTTGGCTGAGGAGACTACTGCTTTAAGACAAGAAGTCTACAAACTTCTCCCCTTCATCCTCAAAGTTGT TCAAAAATCTTATAAGGAGGTTGCCCAGGCAACGGTCTgtacatcaccatcatcaacatcagcaTCATCTCTCAGTGACATGGGATCTCTGTCTATGTCTCCTTCAACTTCTTCTATCCCTTCATCATCGATCCCATCAACCTCAACCCCATCTACCAGTACACTACCACCATACTCTTCATGGGAGTCTGATCTACCGGTAGTAGCTCCACCTGCTAAGGATCTGTTAAGGCTCTTACTACCAGCCCTATGTCATCTCACTGCTGAGGACGAACCAAGGAGGATCTTGAGGGAGTGCAAAGGTTTAGAGCTTCTCCTGGAATACTTTGCATATCACTGGAGACTGGTCAATGAACTCAAGAGAAAAGAGTCAGAGGTAGggatcatgttttttttttctcaaatttgcaAGATGCATAAATTCAACTTATTTTTGTGGCCTGCCTTCGTAtggacagatggatggatgtCTCTTGTTGaccatttcaattcaaacaGGTGA